A window of the Cannabis sativa cultivar Pink pepper isolate KNU-18-1 chromosome X, ASM2916894v1, whole genome shotgun sequence genome harbors these coding sequences:
- the LOC115722067 gene encoding uncharacterized protein LOC115722067, translating into METRAPIKTMETQMGQLTAKMGNRTQENSPSTSEAKEKEQFQAISLRSGKSYEEPSGKQLVEDGFQDQRAQTQTPKEKKTTEGLAPRKALPSVNIDHHIKIPYLQRLRKNNLNKQFSKFLEIFKKLHINIPFAEALEQMPTDLKFMK; encoded by the coding sequence ATGGAGACTAGAGCCCCAATTAAAACCATGGAAACTCAAATGGGACAGTTGACTGCTAAAATGGGCAACCGTACTCAAGAGAATTCACCTAGCACTAGTGAGGCAAAGGAAAAAGAGCAATTTCaagcaatttccttgaggagtggaaagaGTTATGAGGAACCTAGTGGCAAGCAACTAGTTGAAGATGGGTTTCAAGATCAACGGGCACAAACACAGACACCAAAGGAAAAGAAGACTACTGAGGGTCTTGCACCGAGAAAAGCTTTGCCTTCGGTTAACATAGATCACCATATTAAAATTCCTTACCTTCAAAGACTCCGCAAGAACAACCTCAACAAGcagttttcaaaatttcttgAAATATTCAAGAAGCTACACATTAACATTCCATTTGCAGAGGCCTTAGAGCAAATGCCAACtgacctgaagttcatgaaataA